In Hymenobacter sublimis, a single genomic region encodes these proteins:
- a CDS encoding asparaginase, producing MPSTTQATHPLSTPALPLQPDKPETAILVIYTGGTVGMTYNRRGELVPMNFEQIRKKMPELRQLNMRVEVTNLGEPIDSSNVTVADWLRLAALIEEKYAQYDGFVVLHGTDTMAYSAAALSFLLENLGKAVVFTGAQVPVGRIRTDARRNLVTALEMAAARHPVVGTVRVPEVCVFFNDLLIRGNRAKKVESQQYNAFRSENYPPLARAGIELDFNDKQIRMLPAAHLRAHQYLDEQVTILRLFPGLTERMLRAQLEADGLRGCVLETYGSGNAPTAPWFLKALRDATEQGVFLLNVSQCEEGRVMQGRYETSAYLTELGVIGGDDMTVEAAITKLMFVLGLKQKPAATRHLLSQDLRGEITII from the coding sequence ATGCCCTCCACCACCCAAGCCACCCACCCCTTGTCTACCCCTGCGCTGCCCCTCCAACCCGACAAACCCGAAACGGCCATTCTCGTCATTTACACCGGTGGTACCGTCGGGATGACGTATAACCGGCGCGGGGAATTGGTACCCATGAATTTCGAGCAGATTCGGAAGAAGATGCCCGAGCTGCGCCAGCTTAACATGCGGGTGGAGGTTACCAACCTCGGCGAGCCCATCGACTCCAGCAACGTAACCGTGGCCGACTGGCTGCGGCTGGCGGCTCTGATCGAGGAAAAGTATGCGCAGTATGATGGTTTCGTGGTGCTACACGGCACGGATACCATGGCCTACTCGGCGGCGGCGCTGAGCTTCCTGCTTGAGAATTTAGGCAAGGCGGTAGTGTTTACCGGTGCTCAAGTGCCGGTAGGCCGCATCCGGACCGACGCCCGCCGCAACCTAGTTACGGCCCTGGAAATGGCCGCCGCCCGCCACCCCGTGGTGGGCACAGTGCGCGTGCCTGAGGTGTGTGTCTTTTTTAATGACTTGCTAATCAGAGGAAACCGGGCAAAAAAAGTCGAAAGCCAGCAGTACAATGCTTTCCGCTCCGAGAACTACCCACCCCTGGCCCGGGCCGGCATTGAGCTGGATTTCAACGACAAGCAGATTCGGATGCTGCCCGCCGCCCACCTACGTGCCCACCAGTACCTCGACGAACAAGTAACCATTCTGCGCCTGTTTCCGGGGCTAACCGAGCGCATGCTGCGCGCCCAACTGGAAGCCGATGGGCTGCGCGGCTGCGTACTTGAAACCTACGGCTCCGGCAATGCGCCCACGGCTCCTTGGTTTCTCAAGGCCCTGCGCGACGCCACCGAGCAGGGCGTATTTCTGCTGAACGTGAGCCAGTGCGAGGAGGGCCGGGTAATGCAAGGTCGCTACGAAACCAGCGCCTACCTCACCGAGCTGGGCGTTATCGGCGGCGACGATATGACGGTGGAAGCGGCCATTACCAAGCTCATGTTTGTGCTGGGCCTCAAGCAGAAACCCGCAGCTACCCGCCACCTGCTCAGCCAGGACCTGCGCGGCGAAATCACCATAATCTGA
- a CDS encoding dihydrofolate reductase family protein, translated as MKRPHVICHMMSSVDGKILSANWQDEKLTDTFAGYFEKYHETFTSQAWMCGRVTMERDFSGGVQPNLQPAPHPIAREPFVGDAQATSFAVAVDAHGRLGWDANTTGGDHIVEVLTEQVTDDYLYYLQRQGISYLFAGRTEVDFALALEQLAALFPIETLMLEGGGHLNGSLLNAGLIDELSLLLLPIADGTPKSPTTFEVSDYLRKGPATRLHLTEVQQLDNDVVWLKYSFQAV; from the coding sequence ATGAAACGACCCCACGTAATCTGCCACATGATGTCCTCCGTGGACGGAAAGATTCTGTCTGCTAATTGGCAGGACGAAAAGCTAACCGACACTTTCGCCGGATACTTCGAGAAGTACCACGAAACCTTTACTAGCCAGGCTTGGATGTGCGGGCGCGTGACCATGGAGCGGGATTTCTCCGGCGGCGTGCAGCCCAACCTGCAACCTGCCCCGCACCCAATTGCGCGCGAGCCCTTTGTTGGGGATGCCCAAGCTACTTCCTTTGCTGTGGCGGTAGATGCGCACGGCCGCCTCGGCTGGGACGCTAATACCACCGGCGGCGACCATATTGTGGAAGTCCTCACTGAACAAGTAACCGATGACTACTTGTACTATCTGCAACGCCAGGGTATTTCCTACCTGTTTGCCGGCCGCACGGAAGTTGATTTTGCTTTGGCCCTGGAGCAGCTAGCGGCGCTGTTTCCCATTGAAACGCTGATGCTGGAGGGCGGCGGCCACCTAAACGGTTCCCTACTGAACGCGGGTCTGATCGATGAGCTGAGTTTGTTACTGCTGCCTATTGCCGATGGCACGCCCAAATCGCCAACCACATTTGAAGTAAGCGACTACCTACGCAAAGGTCCAGCCACGCGCCTGCACTTAACCGAAGTGCAGCAGCTCGACAACGATGTGGTATGGCTAAAATATAGCTTTCAAGCAGTCTAG
- a CDS encoding (2Fe-2S)-binding protein: MSTFPSPDSPDEIQPEPRPEDGTRRSFMKQAGGILGLALAPPLVSQAERLTAFSKTVEGVSAIKLNVNGTVRTIHAEPRVTLLDALRERLDLTGTKKGCDHGQCGACTVHVEGRRTLSCLTLAIMTQGKEITTIEGLAQGEQLHPMQQAFIKHDGFQCGYCTPGQIMSGVACIREGKAGSDAQVREYMSGNLCRCGAYPNIVAAVREVAGQSAKG; this comes from the coding sequence ATGTCGACATTTCCCTCTCCCGACAGCCCGGACGAGATTCAGCCCGAGCCCCGGCCGGAGGACGGCACACGCCGCTCCTTTATGAAACAGGCCGGCGGCATCTTAGGCCTGGCCCTGGCCCCACCCTTGGTCAGCCAGGCCGAGCGCCTGACGGCCTTCTCCAAAACCGTGGAGGGGGTATCGGCCATCAAGTTGAACGTCAACGGCACTGTGCGCACGATCCACGCCGAGCCGCGCGTGACCCTGCTCGATGCCCTGCGCGAGCGGCTGGATTTGACCGGCACCAAGAAGGGCTGTGACCACGGCCAGTGCGGGGCCTGCACCGTGCACGTGGAGGGGCGCCGTACCCTCTCGTGCCTGACGCTGGCCATCATGACCCAGGGCAAGGAAATCACCACCATCGAGGGCCTGGCCCAGGGCGAGCAGTTGCACCCTATGCAGCAGGCTTTCATTAAGCACGACGGCTTTCAGTGCGGCTACTGCACCCCGGGCCAGATCATGTCGGGCGTGGCCTGCATCCGAGAGGGCAAAGCCGGCTCCGATGCGCAAGTGCGCGAGTACATGAGCGGCAACCTCTGCCGCTGCGGCGCCTACCCCAACATTGTGGCCGCCGTGCGCGAAGTGGCCGGTCAATCAGCTAAAGGCTAA
- a CDS encoding FAD binding domain-containing protein has translation MNNFSYTSAASAKEATALRKDTPQAAYIAGGTTLLDLMKANLQQPPQLIDLNRLPFRGIEQTKDGLRIGALERMSDVGEHPLVQQQVPALSESLLLAASPQLRHMASIGGNLLQRTRCGYFRDAAFPCNKRVPGSGCPALTGDHHNLAILGVSESCIATSYPGDLSVALVAFDAVLTLQNQKGKQRQVSLTDFYRLPGNTPHLETILEPGELIVAVTIPAAPPAQRSTYLKVRERSSYAYALASAAVGLEVQGGSIRAAHVALGGVGAQPWRSRAAEQVLTGAPATEATFRAAAAAALQGAQPREHNRYKVELAQNTLVQALMKVAS, from the coding sequence ATGAACAACTTCAGCTACACGTCAGCCGCTTCGGCCAAAGAGGCCACGGCCCTGCGCAAGGACACGCCCCAGGCCGCCTACATTGCCGGCGGCACCACGCTGCTGGACCTGATGAAGGCCAACCTGCAGCAGCCCCCGCAACTCATCGACCTCAATCGGCTACCCTTCCGCGGCATTGAGCAGACCAAGGACGGACTGCGCATCGGGGCGCTGGAACGCATGAGCGACGTGGGCGAGCACCCGCTGGTCCAGCAGCAGGTTCCGGCCCTGTCCGAGTCGCTGCTGCTGGCCGCCTCCCCGCAGCTGCGCCACATGGCCAGCATTGGGGGCAACCTGCTGCAGCGCACGCGCTGCGGCTACTTCCGCGATGCGGCCTTTCCTTGCAACAAGCGCGTGCCCGGCTCGGGCTGCCCGGCCCTCACGGGGGACCACCACAACCTGGCCATTCTGGGGGTAAGCGAGAGCTGCATTGCCACCTCCTACCCGGGCGACCTGTCCGTGGCTCTGGTCGCTTTCGACGCGGTGCTGACGCTGCAAAACCAGAAGGGCAAGCAGCGGCAGGTGTCGCTCACGGACTTCTACCGGCTGCCGGGCAACACGCCGCACCTGGAGACGATACTCGAGCCCGGCGAGCTGATTGTGGCCGTGACCATCCCCGCAGCCCCGCCCGCGCAGCGCTCCACCTACCTGAAGGTGCGCGAGCGTAGCAGCTACGCCTACGCCCTGGCCTCGGCCGCGGTGGGCCTGGAGGTGCAAGGGGGTAGCATTCGCGCGGCCCACGTGGCGCTGGGCGGGGTCGGGGCCCAGCCCTGGCGCAGCCGCGCGGCTGAGCAGGTGTTGACCGGGGCGCCGGCCACCGAGGCTACCTTCCGAGCCGCGGCGGCGGCGGCGCTGCAGGGGGCCCAGCCCCGGGAGCACAACCGCTACAAAGTGGAGCTGGCCCAAAACACCCTAGTACAGGCCTTGATGAAAGTGGCGAGCTAG
- a CDS encoding xanthine dehydrogenase family protein molybdopterin-binding subunit — protein MDTEPAFFETNPKAGSVGQPLDRVDGRAKVTGQARYSAEFNSLPGLVHAVLKTSDVTKGRIQSIDVSAALKEPGVLAVLTHQNLPKLAKTPNDADGKKAIGAPMGFLPLTSDQVHYAGQPVAIVVADTLERAQHAATLVRVNIAAEKPLASYADPRAELFDPLKVQDGKTPGHTVRGNPKAAFAAAPVQLTHTYVHAINHHNPMEPGATTAHWEAPDRLTVYESTQGVTRTQKALSTMLGLAAEQVRVVTKYLGGGFGCKGSSWPHTVLTVQTAKAVGRPVKLALTRPQMFTSMGHREDQTQTLKVGATKEGKLLALIHEKTSTTSPWDNYAEPNSRIINLLYACPNFEATYQLARADVMTSTFTRAPGEAPGSFAIECSLDDLAYQLGIDPLEIRLRNYADKDHSTGKPWSSKSLKQCYARGAELFGWSKRNPQAGATRDGRLLVGWGMATASYPVHNNQGTARVRLYADGHALVQTGATDLGTGTYTVMTQVAADALWLTPDKVRFELGDTKLPTAPNSGGSVAAGTVSSSIYMAAQDVWQKLIKLAVADKKSPLFRAKSADVMVENGRLVLKNDKKKGEDFATLMKRNETTDIEGTGNGKYGAGYESGLAAGPADSGHQDDMAGHSMHSFGAHFCEVKVDPELGTVRVTRWVSVHGAGRILNAKTARSQIIGGSIFGIGSALMEATKRDQNFSRYTNSNLADYHIPVNADIPDMTVEFVEEHDPYINAMGVKGIGEISMVGVAAAVANAVFHATGKRIRSLPITPDKVLETKMVQA, from the coding sequence ATGGATACCGAACCCGCATTTTTTGAAACGAACCCCAAGGCTGGCTCGGTAGGTCAGCCGTTGGATAGGGTAGATGGTCGGGCCAAAGTGACGGGTCAGGCTCGCTACTCGGCTGAGTTCAATAGCTTGCCTGGACTGGTGCACGCCGTGCTCAAAACCAGCGACGTGACCAAGGGGCGCATTCAGAGCATTGATGTCAGTGCGGCCCTAAAGGAGCCGGGCGTGCTAGCAGTTCTGACCCATCAGAACCTGCCCAAACTGGCCAAAACCCCCAACGATGCCGACGGTAAAAAGGCCATTGGCGCGCCCATGGGCTTTCTACCGCTAACCTCAGATCAGGTGCATTACGCGGGCCAGCCGGTGGCCATTGTTGTGGCCGATACCTTGGAGCGTGCCCAGCACGCGGCAACCCTGGTGCGGGTAAACATTGCCGCTGAGAAGCCCTTAGCGTCCTACGCCGACCCCCGGGCGGAGCTGTTTGATCCGCTGAAGGTGCAGGACGGCAAAACGCCAGGTCACACTGTGCGCGGCAACCCAAAGGCGGCCTTCGCAGCGGCCCCGGTGCAGCTCACGCACACCTACGTGCACGCCATCAACCACCACAATCCTATGGAGCCGGGTGCTACCACCGCCCATTGGGAGGCCCCCGACCGCCTCACGGTGTACGAATCGACGCAGGGCGTAACCCGAACTCAGAAGGCCCTGAGCACCATGCTGGGGCTGGCCGCCGAACAGGTGCGGGTTGTGACGAAGTACCTTGGTGGTGGCTTTGGGTGCAAGGGCTCCTCCTGGCCTCACACGGTACTAACGGTGCAGACGGCCAAGGCTGTGGGCCGGCCGGTGAAGTTGGCCCTCACCCGTCCGCAGATGTTCACTAGCATGGGCCACCGCGAAGACCAGACCCAAACCCTGAAAGTGGGTGCCACCAAGGAAGGCAAGCTCTTGGCCCTCATCCACGAAAAAACCTCCACCACTTCGCCCTGGGACAACTACGCCGAGCCCAACAGCCGCATCATCAACCTGCTCTACGCCTGCCCCAACTTTGAGGCAACGTACCAGCTGGCGCGGGCTGACGTGATGACATCTACGTTCACGCGGGCCCCCGGTGAAGCTCCCGGCTCCTTTGCCATTGAGTGCTCCCTGGATGATTTGGCCTACCAGTTGGGCATTGATCCGCTGGAAATCCGGTTGCGCAACTACGCTGACAAGGACCATAGCACGGGCAAGCCCTGGTCGAGTAAGAGCCTGAAGCAGTGCTATGCTCGTGGGGCCGAACTATTTGGCTGGAGCAAGCGCAACCCTCAGGCTGGAGCTACCCGCGACGGCCGCCTGCTAGTAGGCTGGGGCATGGCCACGGCTTCCTACCCCGTACACAACAACCAGGGTACCGCCCGGGTCCGCCTATATGCCGATGGGCACGCGCTGGTTCAGACTGGCGCCACCGACCTCGGCACGGGCACGTACACCGTCATGACCCAGGTAGCGGCTGATGCACTGTGGCTTACCCCCGACAAAGTGCGCTTCGAGCTAGGCGACACCAAGCTGCCCACGGCCCCGAACTCGGGCGGTTCGGTGGCGGCGGGCACAGTGTCGTCGTCTATTTATATGGCGGCCCAGGACGTGTGGCAGAAGCTTATTAAGCTGGCAGTAGCCGATAAAAAGTCGCCGCTGTTCCGGGCTAAGTCCGCTGATGTGATGGTAGAAAATGGCCGCTTAGTCCTTAAAAACGACAAGAAGAAGGGTGAGGATTTTGCTACCCTTATGAAGCGCAACGAAACCACCGACATTGAGGGCACTGGCAATGGCAAGTACGGAGCCGGCTATGAGTCGGGCCTAGCCGCGGGGCCTGCCGACTCCGGCCACCAAGACGACATGGCGGGCCACTCCATGCATTCATTTGGGGCGCACTTTTGCGAGGTGAAAGTAGACCCCGAACTAGGTACCGTGCGCGTTACGCGCTGGGTGAGTGTGCACGGCGCCGGCCGCATCCTCAACGCCAAAACGGCTCGCAGTCAGATAATTGGGGGTAGTATTTTCGGCATCGGCTCGGCCCTGATGGAAGCTACTAAGCGCGACCAAAATTTCTCGCGCTATACCAATTCTAACCTAGCCGACTATCACATTCCCGTCAATGCAGACATTCCGGATATGACCGTAGAGTTCGTAGAAGAGCACGACCCTTACATCAACGCCATGGGCGTGAAAGGTATAGGCGAAATTTCGATGGTAGGCGTGGCCGCTGCCGTGGCTAACGCCGTGTTTCACGCCACCGGCAAGCGCATCCGCAGCCTCCCCATCACGCCAGACAAAGTGCTGGAAACGAAAATGGTACAGGCGTAG
- a CDS encoding S8 family peptidase, producing MLKSSTTLRSFSLLSLGLVLLAGCSKEDIRVAEPQNSLSSAATANSETVVRRSQHYIILSSTDQLPADLASQTQAANGTLTEQLPGAGLALATSSDPDFAAKAGRITGVRSVIHDFSYQGYNPEAARGVEAVQDADNTNPASTGDNDRFFPLQWGHTAIQAPEAWNTGARGQGALVAVLDGGFDLTHPDLKANIVGAESFVTGEKAQFVGSGFSHGTHTAGTIAAVDNNIGVVGVAPDAKLLLVKVLRDGGSGSFSWMIQGIYYAVSKQADVINMSLGAAIPRNSKFRDDNGTPNDTSDDTWVNETKEIQELLVAISKATTYATKNGVTVIASAGNDANNGQRDQDLMHIPSGATSVISISATGPLGWALNPSTTLDRVASYTNYGTSDVTFAAPGGDSEYPGNEIVTVAGVRQYAFAFDMVFSCTSLGRYSWSAGTSMAGPHAAGVAALIVGKNGGQMDPTQVRATMRASADDLGKPGRDPFYGYGRVNAYRAVTQPAN from the coding sequence ATGTTAAAATCATCCACGACGCTCCGCTCTTTCTCTTTATTGAGCCTTGGTCTCGTTCTATTAGCTGGGTGCAGCAAAGAGGATATTCGGGTGGCCGAGCCCCAGAATAGCCTCAGCAGCGCCGCTACTGCCAACTCCGAAACGGTAGTACGCCGCAGCCAGCACTATATCATCCTCTCGTCTACGGACCAACTGCCGGCCGATTTGGCTAGCCAGACCCAGGCGGCCAACGGTACCCTTACTGAACAACTACCCGGAGCTGGCCTAGCCCTAGCCACTTCCTCTGACCCTGATTTCGCAGCTAAAGCTGGCCGCATCACGGGTGTACGCTCTGTTATTCACGACTTTAGCTACCAGGGCTACAACCCCGAGGCTGCCCGCGGAGTAGAGGCCGTGCAGGACGCCGACAACACCAACCCCGCCAGCACCGGCGACAACGACCGGTTCTTCCCGCTGCAGTGGGGTCACACGGCCATTCAGGCTCCCGAGGCTTGGAATACCGGGGCCCGCGGCCAGGGCGCACTAGTAGCAGTGCTCGACGGTGGCTTTGACTTAACCCACCCCGACCTGAAAGCTAACATTGTGGGCGCCGAGTCATTTGTGACCGGGGAGAAGGCCCAGTTCGTAGGCTCTGGCTTCAGCCACGGCACGCACACGGCCGGCACTATTGCCGCCGTTGATAACAACATTGGTGTAGTTGGGGTAGCCCCGGATGCCAAGTTGCTGCTGGTGAAAGTGCTACGTGATGGTGGCTCAGGCTCCTTCTCCTGGATGATTCAGGGTATTTACTACGCCGTATCGAAGCAGGCTGACGTAATTAACATGAGCCTGGGCGCTGCTATTCCGCGCAACAGCAAGTTCCGCGACGACAACGGCACGCCCAACGATACTTCCGACGATACCTGGGTAAACGAAACCAAGGAAATTCAGGAGCTGCTGGTAGCCATCAGCAAGGCTACTACCTACGCTACCAAGAATGGCGTTACGGTAATTGCCTCGGCTGGTAACGACGCCAACAATGGCCAGCGCGACCAGGACCTGATGCACATTCCTTCGGGCGCTACCAGCGTTATTTCGATTTCGGCTACCGGTCCCCTGGGCTGGGCCCTGAATCCGTCAACCACGCTCGACCGGGTAGCTTCCTACACGAACTACGGCACCTCCGACGTAACCTTCGCTGCTCCCGGCGGCGATTCAGAGTATCCTGGCAACGAGATTGTGACGGTAGCTGGCGTACGTCAGTATGCCTTCGCCTTTGACATGGTCTTCAGCTGCACCAGCCTGGGCCGCTACAGCTGGTCGGCAGGCACCAGCATGGCCGGCCCGCACGCCGCCGGTGTGGCCGCTCTTATCGTAGGCAAAAACGGGGGCCAGATGGACCCAACTCAGGTTCGGGCCACGATGCGCGCCTCGGCTGATGACCTCGGCAAACCCGGCCGCGACCCATTCTACGGCTACGGCCGCGTGAATGCCTACCGCGCCGTAACGCAGCCTGCTAACTAA
- a CDS encoding XdhC family protein — protein sequence MTELQRLLCAYDDHRAAGRACALASVVDVAGSAYRRPGARMLVTDEGVLTGAISGGCLEGDARQRARRTIQQGRPTVVTYDSTDPDDDLQFGAALGCQGIVQILLEPLDFQNPNNPVELLRRWAEGVEKPAVVATVFGVAGAAAGVEVGQRLLLTSGGAAQGTLPAQAALYQSILTDAHAALAAAQPATRHYPVAAGTVRVSLELLRPPVRLTVYGAGNDVQPLVRLAAGLGWRVHVVDGRPAQAQPARFPEAEVVRVLPLAQVGEEPHDGSFALLMTHNYYYDLAVLRHLLPPTTTRYIGLLGPRKKYERLLDDLRQHEPDAATLLQGRIHSPIGLNLGAETPEEIALSIVAEIQAVLTGRPAGFLRDSPHPIHPPLRADGPLVTEGRVDAVCGL from the coding sequence ATGACTGAACTTCAGCGCCTGTTGTGCGCCTACGATGACCACCGCGCCGCGGGCCGGGCCTGCGCGTTGGCCTCGGTGGTTGATGTGGCCGGCTCCGCCTACCGCCGCCCCGGCGCCCGGATGCTCGTGACAGACGAGGGCGTGTTAACCGGGGCCATTAGTGGGGGCTGCCTAGAAGGCGACGCCCGCCAGCGCGCCCGCCGTACCATTCAGCAGGGTCGCCCCACGGTCGTAACCTACGACTCCACGGACCCCGACGACGACCTGCAGTTTGGGGCGGCGCTGGGCTGCCAGGGCATTGTGCAGATTCTGCTGGAGCCCCTCGATTTCCAGAATCCCAACAACCCCGTGGAGCTGCTACGCCGTTGGGCCGAAGGCGTAGAAAAACCCGCCGTGGTTGCCACAGTATTTGGCGTAGCCGGGGCGGCAGCCGGGGTTGAGGTGGGCCAGCGCCTGTTGCTTACCTCAGGCGGAGCCGCTCAAGGCACGCTGCCTGCCCAAGCTGCGCTGTATCAGTCAATTTTAACCGATGCTCACGCTGCCCTTGCAGCAGCGCAACCTGCTACCCGCCACTACCCCGTGGCAGCCGGCACGGTGCGCGTGAGTTTGGAACTCCTACGGCCCCCGGTGCGCCTCACTGTGTACGGAGCCGGCAACGATGTGCAGCCCCTAGTACGGTTGGCGGCCGGGCTAGGCTGGCGGGTGCATGTGGTGGATGGGCGCCCGGCTCAGGCCCAGCCGGCTCGCTTCCCGGAAGCCGAAGTGGTGCGTGTGCTGCCCCTGGCGCAGGTAGGGGAGGAGCCCCATGACGGCAGCTTCGCTTTGCTGATGACCCACAACTATTACTACGATTTGGCCGTGCTGCGCCACTTGCTGCCGCCAACCACTACCCGCTACATTGGGTTGCTGGGGCCGCGCAAGAAGTATGAGCGCCTGCTCGATGATCTGCGTCAACACGAGCCCGATGCGGCTACGTTGCTCCAGGGCCGCATTCATAGCCCCATTGGCCTGAACTTGGGTGCCGAGACGCCTGAGGAAATTGCCCTTTCCATTGTAGCCGAAATTCAGGCGGTGCTAACTGGTCGGCCGGCCGGCTTCCTTCGCGACTCGCCCCATCCCATTCATCCGCCCCTGCGCGCCGACGGGCCGCTCGTGACTGAGGGCCGGGTTGATGCGGTGTGTGGCTTGTAA
- a CDS encoding nucleotidyltransferase family protein, whose protein sequence is MPAILLLAAGASTRLGRPKQLLEYQGKTLLRRAAETAVTTAAGAPVVVVTGAQHEALLPELTGLPVAVARCLAWERGMGASLKFGLAVLRSLCATWTDVIVLLCDQPHVSTGLLGQLEQLRTTSGQPIVATEYAGVRGVPVLFGPEAVRWCQHLPDGAGAAQLLRQHPELVAAVPFPAGAVDVDTEAQYAALLAG, encoded by the coding sequence ATGCCTGCCATCTTACTTCTTGCCGCCGGGGCCTCCACGCGGCTGGGCCGACCGAAGCAGCTGCTGGAATACCAAGGCAAAACTTTGCTGCGCCGCGCAGCCGAAACGGCCGTAACTACCGCCGCCGGGGCGCCGGTAGTGGTGGTTACCGGCGCCCAGCACGAAGCCCTGCTCCCGGAGCTTACCGGTCTGCCGGTGGCAGTAGCACGCTGCTTAGCCTGGGAACGGGGAATGGGCGCCTCCCTGAAATTTGGTCTGGCCGTGCTGCGTAGCCTGTGCGCTACCTGGACCGACGTTATTGTCTTGCTCTGCGACCAGCCCCATGTCAGCACGGGTCTGCTGGGGCAGCTGGAGCAGTTACGCACTACCTCCGGCCAGCCCATAGTAGCCACCGAGTATGCGGGTGTCCGGGGCGTGCCGGTGCTGTTTGGGCCGGAAGCCGTACGCTGGTGCCAGCACCTACCCGACGGCGCTGGCGCTGCTCAGCTGCTGCGGCAACACCCTGAGTTGGTAGCCGCGGTGCCGTTCCCGGCCGGAGCCGTAGATGTAGACACGGAAGCGCAGTACGCCGCCTTGTTGGCTGGGTAG
- a CDS encoding MFS transporter encodes MSDAAAVPAPEAGFENIPKDDKRITRGWTFYDWANSVYPLVITSSIFPIYWGAITKQISPQTDVVNFLGFEVPGSSLLTYAISAAFLVIALVSPFLTSLADFSGRKKLFMQIFCYLGAASCAALYFFTPDTLTASTFIFISATIGFSGSIVFYNSYLPLISSEEKYDSLSARGFSMGYIGSVLLLLICLGLIMGHDTLGMEEGHATRLAFLLTGIWWAGFAQIPFFSLPTDPGRPEDATSSDSGWLLNGFRELGKVVDQLKHLPNLKRFLLAYFTYNMGVQTVMYVATIFGDKELHLESTALIVTILLLQIVGILGAYLFAKLSERIGNTRALSWSVFIWMCICVAGYFVQAGWSFYALAAVIGLTMGAIQSLSRSTYSKIIPENTPNTAAFFSFFDVTEKLSIVIGTAVFGIIAQITGSMRNSILSLIVFFILGLLFLLTLRGKKLRDAAAPETAALGPPPATPNVGIPATAR; translated from the coding sequence ATGAGCGACGCTGCCGCAGTTCCGGCCCCCGAGGCGGGCTTCGAAAACATTCCCAAGGACGACAAGCGCATTACCCGCGGCTGGACGTTCTACGACTGGGCCAATTCCGTGTACCCGCTGGTAATTACCAGCTCCATCTTCCCCATTTATTGGGGCGCCATCACCAAGCAAATCAGCCCTCAAACAGATGTTGTTAACTTCCTTGGGTTTGAAGTGCCTGGCTCCTCTCTGCTGACCTACGCCATTTCCGCAGCCTTTCTGGTCATTGCTTTGGTTAGCCCATTTCTGACCTCACTCGCCGACTTTTCAGGTCGCAAGAAGCTATTCATGCAGATTTTCTGCTACCTCGGGGCAGCTTCCTGCGCGGCCCTGTACTTTTTCACGCCCGATACGCTGACTGCCAGTACCTTTATTTTTATTTCGGCCACCATCGGCTTCTCCGGCTCCATTGTTTTTTACAACTCCTACCTACCCTTGATTTCCAGTGAGGAAAAGTACGATTCCTTATCGGCTCGGGGCTTTTCTATGGGCTACATTGGCTCGGTACTGCTGCTGCTGATTTGCCTGGGCCTCATCATGGGGCACGATACACTTGGAATGGAAGAGGGCCACGCGACTCGCCTAGCTTTTCTGCTCACGGGCATCTGGTGGGCTGGCTTCGCCCAGATTCCGTTCTTTAGTCTGCCCACTGACCCCGGTCGCCCCGAAGACGCTACTTCTTCCGATTCCGGCTGGCTGCTCAATGGTTTTCGGGAGCTGGGCAAGGTAGTAGATCAGCTCAAGCACCTGCCCAATCTGAAACGCTTTCTGCTGGCCTATTTCACGTATAACATGGGCGTACAAACCGTGATGTATGTGGCCACTATCTTCGGCGACAAGGAGTTGCACCTGGAAAGCACGGCCTTGATTGTCACCATTTTGCTGCTGCAAATAGTTGGTATTTTGGGTGCCTACCTCTTTGCCAAGCTTTCGGAGCGTATTGGCAATACCCGGGCCCTGAGCTGGTCGGTGTTTATCTGGATGTGCATTTGCGTGGCGGGTTACTTTGTGCAGGCTGGGTGGTCATTTTATGCGCTGGCGGCCGTAATTGGCTTGACCATGGGCGCTATCCAGAGCCTCTCGCGTAGCACCTACTCCAAAATTATCCCTGAAAACACCCCCAATACGGCGGCTTTCTTCAGCTTTTTCGACGTCACAGAAAAGCTCAGTATCGTAATCGGCACGGCCGTCTTCGGCATCATCGCTCAGATAACCGGTTCCATGCGCAACAGCATTCTTTCCCTGATTGTGTTCTTTATCCTAGGGCTGCTGTTCCTGCTGACCTTGCGCGGCAAAAAGCTGCGCGATGCTGCCGCCCCGGAAACCGCCGCGCTAGGCCCGCCACCTGCTACCCCCAACGTGGGCATTCCAGCTACGGCTCGCTAG